In Sporosarcina luteola, a single window of DNA contains:
- a CDS encoding GNAT family N-acetyltransferase: MVINTKRLKLVACTPEFLSTISPEEYEIGAHVKGHLSELQNDAFQLGWGVWFVVDKTTDAIVGDIGFKGKPSRNQTVEIGYGIIPSVQNKGYATEAVGALIEWAFASGQVKRVIAECLQDNFASTKVLGKLGLRQIGREDNMLKWEMKRSKL, from the coding sequence ATGGTTATTAACACAAAGAGACTCAAACTGGTTGCTTGCACACCAGAATTTTTATCGACAATATCGCCTGAGGAGTATGAAATAGGGGCTCATGTGAAGGGACATCTATCTGAACTTCAAAACGATGCTTTCCAATTAGGGTGGGGTGTTTGGTTTGTTGTGGATAAAACAACGGATGCCATTGTTGGCGATATCGGTTTTAAAGGGAAGCCTTCGCGAAATCAAACTGTGGAAATCGGTTACGGCATTATTCCATCTGTTCAAAACAAAGGATATGCTACTGAAGCAGTCGGAGCGCTTATTGAATGGGCATTTGCATCGGGGCAAGTTAAGAGAGTCATTGCAGAATGTTTGCAAGATAATTTCGCTTCAACTAAGGTGCTAGGAAAGTTGGGCTTACGGCAAATTGGAAGAGAAGACAATATGCTTAAGTGGGAAATGAAAAGAAGTAAACTTTAA
- a CDS encoding GyrI-like domain-containing protein has translation METRIEHVEQFTVKGYEMNGPVTQIPKLWDELNGIIHEKGVAPEESFGITLGMENGNFHYLAGINSDLAEGFSGTKEFIIPSGKFIVSKVEGGVEAIPAAFDALLRNPDVTLRHSYGFERYIHPACSSGYETEVWVAIE, from the coding sequence ATGGAGACACGCATTGAACATGTAGAACAATTCACGGTTAAAGGCTATGAAATGAATGGACCCGTTACTCAGATTCCGAAGTTGTGGGATGAATTGAACGGGATCATCCATGAAAAGGGAGTTGCGCCTGAAGAGTCTTTTGGGATTACGTTAGGAATGGAGAATGGCAACTTCCATTACTTAGCGGGAATTAATTCGGATTTGGCAGAAGGGTTTTCCGGTACGAAGGAATTTATAATACCAAGCGGTAAATTTATTGTATCGAAGGTCGAAGGGGGAGTGGAAGCAATTCCAGCTGCTTTTGATGCGCTGTTGCGCAATCCGGATGTGACACTTAGACATAGCTATGGATTTGAGCGATATATCCACCCGGCATGTTCAAGTGGCTACGAGACAGAAGTATGGGTTGCGATTGAGTAG
- a CDS encoding MerR family transcriptional regulator, translating to MLSIGKTAHLVGLTTKAIKHYEEIGLVQPAYVSPESGYRFYSQKEQQQLVRIKTLRNFGVSLSDILREGDEQMESLLMNRKKEIEDEINELQGKMEGIDQLLSKGEKEMETRIVESEGFTVRGYEVQGPVSEIPAEWDRLIKEINEKDVVVEESFGVCLKMENEIIHYIAGLKSELTEGFPDTKEVVIPAGKFIVAKVEGGIPGIPATYDYIIQMDDIKLRDCYDFERYVHPAVATEDVIEIWMPIE from the coding sequence ATGTTATCAATCGGGAAGACGGCCCATCTTGTCGGACTGACGACGAAGGCTATCAAACATTATGAGGAAATCGGACTTGTCCAGCCTGCTTATGTGAGTCCGGAGTCGGGATACCGGTTTTATTCCCAAAAAGAACAGCAACAGCTTGTGCGAATCAAAACATTAAGGAATTTCGGCGTGTCCCTTTCCGACATTTTGCGGGAAGGAGATGAACAGATGGAGTCTTTGTTGATGAATCGGAAAAAGGAAATAGAGGATGAAATCAACGAACTGCAAGGAAAGATGGAAGGAATCGATCAATTACTAAGCAAAGGGGAGAAGGAAATGGAGACACGTATTGTTGAAAGTGAAGGGTTTACAGTAAGAGGGTATGAGGTACAAGGGCCGGTATCAGAAATTCCAGCAGAATGGGATCGGCTAATCAAGGAAATTAATGAGAAAGATGTCGTCGTAGAAGAATCATTTGGCGTCTGCCTGAAGATGGAGAACGAAATAATCCATTATATTGCGGGACTGAAATCTGAGTTGACGGAAGGGTTCCCGGACACGAAAGAGGTCGTTATTCCCGCTGGCAAGTTTATTGTTGCAAAAGTGGAAGGCGGGATTCCGGGCATTCCGGCTACGTATGACTACATCATTCAAATGGATGACATTAAACTGAGGGATTGCTATGACTTCGAGCGATACGTCCATCCTGCTGTCGCAACGGAAGATGTTATCGAGATTTGGATGCCGATCGAATAA
- a CDS encoding aminoglycoside 6-adenylyltransferase, protein MYSSEERDEFFVKVVERLTSSNLVEGVVQLGSGVNGYNDKCSDIDLMVSTSKVEDVESTKSYIHRTLSELNPIYIKEKQFSKDIYLLIAFMENSLEFNVSILPSELLNVKSPLWKVIVDKTGFVSEKMNAENEFFQNKPVKYDVIVDIAFEFVYSALSLDKELKRDNLIYSLKMLETMRDYILLAQSMNENKKLHQFKAYDTLDPSFIEAYLSTYPDEMTVEKLTASAEKLKGLFSEVVQHSSTITIDKALHKLLYS, encoded by the coding sequence ATGTATAGTTCTGAAGAAAGAGATGAGTTTTTTGTAAAGGTAGTTGAGAGATTAACGTCCTCCAATTTAGTTGAAGGAGTTGTTCAGTTAGGTTCAGGAGTGAATGGATATAACGACAAATGTTCCGATATTGATCTAATGGTTTCTACGTCCAAAGTTGAAGACGTTGAAAGCACTAAAAGTTATATTCATCGGACTCTCAGTGAGCTAAATCCTATCTATATTAAAGAAAAGCAGTTTAGCAAGGATATTTATCTGCTGATCGCATTCATGGAAAATTCACTTGAGTTTAATGTGTCTATTCTTCCTAGTGAATTACTGAATGTGAAATCGCCTTTGTGGAAAGTGATAGTCGATAAAACTGGATTCGTATCCGAAAAGATGAACGCTGAAAATGAATTCTTTCAAAATAAGCCAGTCAAATACGATGTAATTGTCGATATCGCGTTTGAATTCGTTTACAGTGCATTGAGTTTGGACAAAGAGTTAAAAAGAGATAATCTCATTTATTCTCTGAAGATGCTTGAGACTATGAGAGATTATATTCTACTGGCACAATCGATGAACGAAAACAAGAAGCTGCACCAATTTAAAGCGTATGACACGTTGGACCCATCGTTTATAGAGGCATACCTTTCAACCTATCCGGATGAAATGACAGTTGAAAAATTGACTGCTTCAGCTGAAAAGTTAAAAGGACTATTTTCTGAAGTAGTTCAGCATAGTTCTACTATTACGATTGATAAGGCTTTACATAAGCTTCTTTATTCCTAA
- a CDS encoding DMT family transporter, translating to MRKYYGEIGLLLTAIIWGSGFVGSAVALDSYTPYQILAGRFLIGAVLLCAVFYRKLKFISKSALIKGAVLGVFLYIAFALQTVGLQFTTPSKNAFLTAVNVVIVPFIGLAIYRRKLDVFELIGAFLAMFGVAVLSLQWSAGLNIGDFLSFSCAIGFAFHIFYTSQFVKKEDPIALTIVQMATATVIGVIVVLLKGETTFSTQPEGLTSLLYLGVFSTTIAFLLQTVSQKFITETKAAIILSTESLWGMVFSVILLSEILTLKMGIGAVLILAAIILSETKLSFLTKGSNPARLG from the coding sequence ATGCGGAAATATTATGGTGAAATTGGATTGCTGTTAACAGCAATCATTTGGGGAAGTGGGTTTGTCGGGAGTGCAGTTGCATTGGATTCCTACACGCCCTATCAAATTCTGGCGGGTAGATTCCTAATCGGCGCCGTTCTATTATGTGCGGTTTTTTATAGAAAATTGAAGTTCATTTCAAAAAGTGCATTGATAAAAGGAGCGGTTTTAGGGGTCTTCTTATATATAGCATTTGCGCTGCAAACGGTCGGTCTCCAATTTACAACACCGTCCAAAAATGCTTTTTTGACAGCGGTGAATGTAGTTATCGTACCTTTCATAGGGCTGGCGATTTATAGAAGGAAACTAGATGTGTTTGAACTCATCGGAGCATTTCTCGCGATGTTCGGCGTGGCGGTCCTGTCACTCCAATGGTCAGCGGGACTCAATATTGGCGATTTCCTTTCGTTTAGCTGTGCAATCGGTTTTGCATTTCATATATTCTACACATCCCAATTCGTGAAGAAGGAAGATCCGATTGCGTTGACGATTGTCCAAATGGCGACAGCGACTGTGATCGGAGTCATCGTCGTATTGCTGAAAGGCGAGACAACGTTCAGCACGCAGCCGGAAGGTTTGACGTCTCTACTCTATTTAGGTGTATTTTCAACGACAATTGCATTTTTATTACAAACCGTCTCACAGAAATTCATTACAGAAACAAAAGCGGCAATCATACTTTCGACGGAATCATTATGGGGAATGGTCTTTTCAGTCATTCTGTTGAGTGAAATCCTTACGCTTAAGATGGGGATCGGGGCGGTTTTAATACTTGCTGCAATTATTTTATCGGAAACGAAACTAAGCTTTTTGACGAAAGGTAGTAATCCAGCAAGGTTGGGATAA
- a CDS encoding DUF3888 domain-containing protein: protein MRRLYFLLPFLMISMLIQPLTSKAEQNNIDQQSIQDALLSTLQPYISEGIIQYYGYDKSYGLYDAKIVNIQRDEKGGFSFTVEVQVNTFETAENPPYGKETLQFGISPKGVKLLDFSHEGDDEEKKLHQFYKESLIDIKKSFHLNLLPYERYDYNQLRYKAEKQNDFNSLAHIAEEIVINILSTEIQPPYKNVINPVTFVKGNEGFILFKTADGTNFYYKVFKENGIWKVIDQDSEKGKKMEYDLLWYM, encoded by the coding sequence TTGAGACGTTTATACTTCTTACTTCCATTTCTAATGATTTCAATGCTTATTCAACCTCTTACGTCTAAAGCGGAGCAGAACAATATTGACCAACAATCCATCCAAGATGCGCTACTGTCGACACTTCAACCGTATATTTCGGAAGGCATCATCCAATATTACGGATACGATAAATCGTATGGATTATATGACGCAAAAATAGTGAATATCCAGCGTGACGAAAAAGGTGGATTTTCCTTCACAGTTGAAGTTCAAGTGAATACATTCGAGACAGCGGAAAATCCACCATACGGCAAGGAGACGTTGCAGTTCGGGATTAGTCCGAAAGGTGTTAAACTGCTCGACTTTTCGCATGAAGGTGATGACGAGGAAAAGAAATTACATCAATTTTATAAGGAATCACTCATCGACATTAAAAAGTCATTCCATTTAAACTTACTTCCGTATGAGCGATATGATTATAACCAGTTGCGGTACAAGGCCGAAAAACAAAATGATTTCAATTCTCTCGCTCATATCGCTGAGGAAATTGTCATCAATATTCTTAGCACGGAAATCCAACCGCCTTACAAAAATGTGATCAACCCGGTAACTTTCGTTAAAGGCAATGAAGGTTTCATTCTATTCAAGACAGCCGATGGAACCAATTTTTATTACAAGGTCTTCAAGGAGAATGGCATTTGGAAAGTCATCGACCAGGACAGTGAAAAAGGGAAGAAGATGGAGTACGACTTGCTTTGGTATATGTAA
- a CDS encoding carbon starvation CstA family protein, translating to MITFLFCIVLLIVGYFTYGKFIEKMFGVKEDRATPAYTSGDGVDYVPMSTKKNSLIQLLNIAGVGPIFGPIMGALYGPIAFVWIVIGAIFAGAVHDYLTGMISIRNRGAHLPELAGKFLGKFMKHIVNAFAILLLVLVGTVFVSAPAGLLYNLMNGWMAMGIIVALIFAYYILATLLPIDKIIGRFYPIFGALLIISAVGVGGMMVVKGVSIPELTFANMHPDKLAVFPLLFLTISCGALSGFHATQSPIISRTTQKEGQGRKIFYGMMIAEAIIAMIWAAAGMALFNGYGGLNEMLAAGGPALIVSEASTLMLGAVGGTLAILGVIILPITSGDTAFRSARMIIADYFKLPQVKMVSRLWIAVPMFVISIALTQVDFNILWRYFSWANQSTAVIALFVGAMYLFIARKNYWVALIPGTFMLMATTTYILNATIGFGLPMNVAYIGATVISIFLVVLFFFAAVRARAAQIPLEEDISHWNSATTN from the coding sequence ATGATTACGTTCTTGTTTTGTATCGTCTTATTGATTGTCGGCTATTTCACGTATGGCAAATTCATTGAGAAGATGTTCGGGGTGAAGGAAGATCGTGCGACACCTGCTTATACGAGCGGGGACGGCGTGGACTACGTACCGATGAGCACAAAGAAAAACTCGTTGATTCAGCTGTTGAACATTGCGGGGGTAGGTCCGATTTTCGGTCCGATCATGGGGGCTCTTTATGGTCCGATTGCCTTTGTTTGGATTGTAATTGGGGCGATTTTTGCAGGTGCTGTTCATGACTATTTAACGGGAATGATCTCCATACGTAACCGCGGAGCGCATTTACCTGAGCTTGCAGGGAAGTTTTTAGGGAAGTTCATGAAACATATTGTAAATGCTTTTGCCATTCTATTATTGGTTCTCGTCGGAACGGTATTCGTATCCGCACCGGCAGGATTGCTGTACAACTTAATGAATGGTTGGATGGCGATGGGCATCATCGTTGCACTTATTTTTGCTTATTATATTCTTGCGACACTCTTGCCGATTGATAAGATCATCGGCCGTTTCTATCCGATTTTCGGAGCGCTTTTGATTATCAGTGCTGTCGGGGTTGGCGGTATGATGGTCGTCAAAGGGGTCAGCATTCCTGAGTTGACTTTTGCCAATATGCACCCTGATAAATTGGCGGTCTTCCCGCTATTATTCTTAACGATTTCATGTGGTGCATTGTCTGGCTTCCACGCGACACAATCACCGATCATTTCACGTACGACACAAAAAGAAGGCCAAGGGCGCAAAATTTTCTACGGCATGATGATTGCAGAAGCGATCATCGCGATGATTTGGGCAGCTGCAGGAATGGCGCTGTTCAACGGGTATGGCGGCTTGAATGAGATGTTGGCTGCAGGCGGTCCTGCATTGATCGTCAGCGAAGCTTCGACATTGATGTTGGGTGCAGTTGGTGGAACGCTAGCAATTCTAGGTGTCATTATCCTTCCGATCACTTCCGGCGACACGGCTTTCCGTAGTGCGCGTATGATCATTGCTGATTACTTCAAGTTACCGCAAGTGAAGATGGTGAGCCGTCTTTGGATTGCTGTACCGATGTTTGTCATCTCCATCGCGTTGACACAAGTCGACTTTAACATCCTATGGCGTTACTTCTCATGGGCGAACCAATCGACAGCCGTTATCGCATTATTCGTAGGTGCGATGTATCTGTTCATCGCGCGGAAGAACTACTGGGTGGCACTCATCCCGGGGACGTTCATGCTAATGGCGACGACGACGTATATTTTAAATGCAACGATCGGCTTCGGATTACCGATGAATGTGGCGTATATCGGAGCAACGGTCATTTCGATCTTCCTCGTCGTGCTATTCTTCTTCGCTGCGGTTCGGGCAAGAGCTGCACAAATTCCACTGGAAGAAGACATTTCACATTGGAACAGTGCAACGACAAACTGA